The Bacillota bacterium genomic interval CCTGAAGAATGAGGGCGGGCCACAGGGGTATAGCCCACTTTAATGCCTTAAAGATCAGGCCCCGGAAAAGCAATTCCTCAAATATCGGCACCACAATGCCCACAGTCAGTAATGTCAATATAAAACTGTCACTGGTAAGCAGCGCGTCCAAATCAGTCAGGTCAGTGGGCAGGATTTGTTCAATTTCCACCAGTGGTAAAATTCCGTTGAGCAAAAGGGCAATCCCCGCTCCCATTAATGCGGAAACGGCAACCCTGATTGCGGGCATTTTCTTCAGGCGGGTATATTTGTTGAGATTGACCCCCCTGATAATGAAAATTAGGTAATAGAGTATAATCGCTAAGACACTGGCAGCCAGCATCATTGGCATGAAGTTCTCGAAGAGGAACTCCATGGGGTGCATGGTTGTGCGTTCTCCGAACAACGAAAACATGTAAACCAAGATTAACCCGAGCCCGACGATTATGTTTGCCATCAGATAAATAAACAAATACATTGCAATCCAGCCAGCAGCAATAAAGATTTTTTTCATAACAGACCTCTCTTTGAAGTTCTGTTTATATTATAGGGGAAGTTCATTGATTTTAGAAGAGCGGGCGGCTGGTTAGCGCCAAGCACAGGTAGCAGGAATTTCCTCCGTAATGGAGAAAATTGTATATTGAGGTGATATATATGAAGAAAGAGTTAACTCCAGAGCAAGTCGAGCTTCTTACCAGTTGCTCTGTCAATGCGGTGTTGGCCACCGCTGATCGGGCTGGCAATCCCAATACAGCTCCGGTGCACCTTATGTGGGCGAAGGACATCAACACCATAATAGTGGCGCTGGCGACCAGGCATCAGAGCTCTGACAATCTCAAAACCCAAGGACGTTTTTCCCTTTCAGTTATGGAGGCTGATGATCAGGCATTTTCTGTTCAGGGTTACGGAAAACTGGTGCGCCAGCCCATGGATGCCAATCCCCACATGTCGATGTTTGAGTTGACAGTCCAGGTAGTAAAGCCAGATACCACCCCTACTGTCGCTGTGGTTAGCGGAGTGAGAACAAAAAAGCGCAGCGAAAAGACAGATACATTTTTCACCGCCTGTTTTCAGGAACTGAAAGCTTTTTAGTAAGTGCCTGAAACCCCTAACTGTTTACTCGGAATGGCAAAGGAGTTGAGTGCAGTGAGAACAGGTAAACTGCTGCTGGTGGTGTTGATAAGCGCAATGATTTTAGCCTTTGGATGCAATAATACCCACGAGCAAGGAAATGGCACCCCAGATAATGACGATGGCGACGATGACACAGATTTGCCATCCAAAGAACCCCCCGGGGATTTACCTTCAGTTGAGACTGGGGCTGTTGAACTGGCTTTTCTGCGCAATTATGATATCTGGCTGCTTGCCGACAACCGGGAGCAACAGCTGACAGACGAAGGGGACATATCGTTTATGCAATGGTCGCCCGACGGGCAGAAAATCCTATATTTCCGCGGCCATGGCACAACCGGCGATTTATGGGTAATGGACGCTGACGGCTCGAACCAGCAGCAGTTGGCCCAGGGCGTGTTTATGCAGTATCAGGTGACGCTTGCTCCGGGG includes:
- a CDS encoding pyridoxamine 5'-phosphate oxidase family protein — its product is MKKELTPEQVELLTSCSVNAVLATADRAGNPNTAPVHLMWAKDINTIIVALATRHQSSDNLKTQGRFSLSVMEADDQAFSVQGYGKLVRQPMDANPHMSMFELTVQVVKPDTTPTVAVVSGVRTKKRSEKTDTFFTACFQELKAF
- a CDS encoding CPBP family intramembrane metalloprotease — encoded protein: MKKIFIAAGWIAMYLFIYLMANIIVGLGLILVYMFSLFGERTTMHPMEFLFENFMPMMLAASVLAIILYYLIFIIRGVNLNKYTRLKKMPAIRVAVSALMGAGIALLLNGILPLVEIEQILPTDLTDLDALLTSDSFILTLLTVGIVVPIFEELLFRGLIFKALKWAIPLWPALILQGLVFGAIHLNWFQFIYAFPLGIYLGVIYLQFRSLWAPILVHLFWNSTSVVLSFISPDQLTLYHLLVWAAVGLLLVALAMTLYYTRARNWRPGTKSLE